The Planctomonas sp. JC2975 DNA window CGACGACAGGGCAACTTCGCTCGCTTTAGAAGGAGTGACAGCATCGCCCGATGACGTCCTCTGCTCGTTTCTGACAAGCCTCAGAGCCCGCTATCGCGAGTTCATGGCCGCTTCAGGGGATTCACGCGCCTCGGGCCTGGCGCAACGTCTTGAGGAGATGTGTGAGTCCGTGGGGCAGGAGGTACGAGTCGAGCTCCCCGGCGCGGCGACCATCGAAGGACGCGCCGTCCGCATCGACGGTGAGGGCAGGATCGTAGTGGTCGAGGATGCAATGGAACACCACGTGGCGGCAGGCGACATCATCCACCTGCGCCAGACCGGCTCTACGTGAATTGTCGAGCTCGATTCGGCGTGGCCGTTTCATGAGGAACCATCGCGCTCACGAAGTCCGGATGCACCCCCTTGCCGCGCCCGATCACGGCCGACGTCACGACCGAATTGTTCCGGAGGTGATGTCGGGTCGCCCTGGCAGCTCTCCTCGCGACGCGGAATTCCGTGCCAAGACGACGACAATCGACACGGCAGTACTCGCGACCGCCGCGAGGAGAATCCACAGGGCGACCCCGCCAGGTGGTGACCACGCCGCCGGGCGCACGATGTGGAAGATGTTGGTTCCTCCGACCGCGTTACGGGTCATGACCGTGACGAACGACCATGTTTGCGCAATTGCGACGATCGACACCACCAGCCAGCCCATTCGCGGACTGACCCGATCGGTCGTGGACTCGCGAGCGACAACCACTGAACAGGTGATGAGGAAGATGCCGAAGGCGAGGAGGCTGTACCGCCCCTGCCAGACGTAGCCCGTGTTTCGTACAGACGCGGCTTGAACCAATGCAGGCAGGACACCGATACCTGCGACGGAGACGAGGAGGGCGACAAGGTTTCGTCCTCGCGCAACCCCGAGCGCCACTACGAGCCCCGCGAGTGCGAACGTGATCCACACCGCGATCACGGATTCAGGAGCGGGCGCGTCGAGCCATCCGAACACGCCGATGACGGTCGGATCGACCGGACTGATCATCTTGGATATGAAGGCAACGGCCGGACTCGATCCCACTCCCGGGCTCTTGGCAAGCGAACCGAGACTACCGGTGTAGAGGGTCCACACAACCGACCCGACCGTCGCGACGAGCGCGATCCCCGCCGCGATCAACATTCGCCGGTTCTTCAGAAGCATCATCATGCGACGGGCCGGAGTAAGAGCAACGACGACGCCGAGCATGAGGGCGAGCCAGAGCGGTGATATACCCCGCGACGTGACCAGGAGGACCGCCGACGCGGCGATGATCCCAGCCTCCAGCTTCGAAGGGCCATGGTCGTGGCTAGCCACAAGGAGCAGCGTCGCGAACGTGCAGATTCCGGCGGCGATCTCGAGCGAATTCGGGTTAACGGATCCTGCCAGGTAATACACCATCGGCGTCAGCGCGGCAAAGAACCCGTACTTGGCCAACCAGAAGACCTTCAGCCGGGAGAGCGCCGTGAAAGCCACGGCCAGACATGCAGTGATCAGTAGGGCGCTGACCATCCGCATCCCGTAGCCGATGACCTGGGCGTTCCCACTGAGCAGTGACGGCCAGCCGACGAGCCAATAGTAGACAGGATTGTACAGGCCTGCAGACGTGAGCGCCTTCGTGGGCGCCATCCCGGAATGGAAAGGCGGCATGCAAGACGCGGGCTCGGAGGTGACGAACTTGTTGCACGGCCAATCTTGCGCATTGGCGATCGCCGCCGGCACGAGAACGATGGTGTCCGGTGAACCGCTGTGCTGAGTGCCGATCAGTTCGCCGTGGGCTACCGCGGCCGCCTTGATGATGTGTGACGGTTCGTCCGGCGCGGAGCCAAGCGGCGTGCCGAGCGCATAGCAGATCGAGAGAGCGAATAATGCCGCCCAGATCCAGAGGAAGCGCCGAGCGCCCAGTGCAGGCTCACGTCGAGCAACACGCTCCACCCCAGATGACCTCCGGCCCTGCCAGCAACCCGATTGGTCTATCCAACGGCGCAGGAACCCACCATAGTCCGA harbors:
- a CDS encoding DUF2142 domain-containing protein yields the protein MERVARREPALGARRFLWIWAALFALSICYALGTPLGSAPDEPSHIIKAAAVAHGELIGTQHSGSPDTIVLVPAAIANAQDWPCNKFVTSEPASCMPPFHSGMAPTKALTSAGLYNPVYYWLVGWPSLLSGNAQVIGYGMRMVSALLITACLAVAFTALSRLKVFWLAKYGFFAALTPMVYYLAGSVNPNSLEIAAGICTFATLLLVASHDHGPSKLEAGIIAASAVLLVTSRGISPLWLALMLGVVVALTPARRMMMLLKNRRMLIAAGIALVATVGSVVWTLYTGSLGSLAKSPGVGSSPAVAFISKMISPVDPTVIGVFGWLDAPAPESVIAVWITFALAGLVVALGVARGRNLVALLVSVAGIGVLPALVQAASVRNTGYVWQGRYSLLAFGIFLITCSVVVARESTTDRVSPRMGWLVVSIVAIAQTWSFVTVMTRNAVGGTNIFHIVRPAAWSPPGGVALWILLAAVASTAVSIVVVLARNSASRGELPGRPDITSGTIRS